The Cylindrospermum stagnale PCC 7417 genome segment TGTTCTAACCAAGTTTCTTGAGTTTCAAAATAATATCTTCCGCTGAGTTGATAAACACGTAAAATTTGTTCTCCCAATTGGTGATTTGGATCATATACAATGTAGTAGCTCACCCGCATTTGCTCATAAATTCTGAGTTTTCTCTCCAGTTCTTCACCTTCTTTATTAGAGACAATTTCAACCACGATTTCGGGAGTTTTACCAAACTTCCAAACTAGGTAACAACGGTTTTGCTTTTCCCACCAATTTTCAGGTACTTGGACATCAAAGCTAATAAATACATCGGGGACAATAGCAGGTTCGCCGTAAGTATAGTAAATGCCGACATTGGCCGCTGCGAGAAAAGTTTGGTTTTGTAAAGAACTGTAAAGAGAGCCAACCAAGAGGCGTTGTTGTTTTTCAGATGGGAGATTATCTACAGGCGTATCATCTTCGGTGACTAGCAGGTTGGCATCTGGCACATCGTAATCATCAACATTGATTAAAAGTTGCTCAACCATGATTTTATCCACTGCTGAAGGATGTTATTTCTAGACTAATTGATTCGGGTGGGAGGGTGCAAACTAGCTGTTTGCGTGATTTCAGAAACGGAAGTTGGCGCTGAGTATTATCTGTTTCCGGGTGAGAAACTAATTGACCGTTTTGGAAAATCTCGATTTCAATTAACTTAGAATGATATGTGTTGATTGCAATACTCTCAACAGAAGCGATTCTTTTTCCAGTCGCATTGGCTATCCATGACCACAACCATTGACTTTCTCAGCCACCTTAACCCTAGCCAACGTCAAGCCGTCGAACACTACTGCGGCCCGTTGCTAGTTGTTGCTGGCGCAGGTTCCGGTAAAACCCGGGCGCTAACTTATCGGATTGCTAACCTGATTCTGAAAAACCGGGTAGATCCGGAGAATATCCTGGCGGTTACCTTCACCAACAAAGCCGCGCGGGAGATGAAAGAACGGATTCAAAGGCTATTTGCTGAACAGTTGGCGATGTCACAACACGGTCAGCGGTTGGATTTGTTGACAGAATACCAGCAAACTCAGTTGCGATCGCAAGTTTACAAAAACACCATCAAAAATATGTGGTGTGGCACCTTCCACAGCCTTTTTTCTCGCATCCTTCGTTTTGATATCGAAAAATATCAAGATGAAAAAGGACGCCGCTGGAATCGTAATTTCTCCATCTTCGATGAATCTGACGTTCAAACTTTGATTAAAGATATCGTCACTAAACAGCTAAACCTCGACGATAAAAAATTTGATGCTCGTTCCGTCCGCTACGCTATTAGTAACGCTAAAAACCAGGGCTTATCACCCCAGCAATTCGAGATAGAACAACCAAATTATCGCGGTAGAGTAATTGCCCAAGTCTATAATTCCTATCAGGATAGGCTAGCAGAAAATAACGCCCTTGATTTTGATGATTTGATTCTAACTCCTACCAGATTATTTCAACAAAATGAGCAAGTTCTAGATTACTGGCATCGGAAATTCTGCCATATTTTAGTTGATGAATATCAAGATACTAACCGCACTCAATACGACTTAATCCGCCTATTAGTAACAAATGGCGAAGACAGTAAGAGTGCCTGGAAATGGCAGAATCGCTCGGTTTTTGTCGTAGGCGATGCTGACCAGTCGATTTACAGCTTTAGAATGGCAGATTTCACCATTTTGCTAGAATTTCAGCAAGATTTTGGTGATGGTTTGGAGGATGATGACACCCGGACAATGGTGAAGCTTGAGGAGAATTATCGTTCTTGTGAAAACATTCTCGAAGCTGCTAATGAATTAATTGAAAATAACACCCAACGGATTGATAAAGTCCTCAAACCGACGCGGGGGGCTGGTGAGAAAATTTATTTTCATAAAGCAGATAATGAAATGGACGAAGCCGATTTTGTTATCAATCAAATTCGGACTTTAGAATATCAAAATCCAGAAATAAACTGGGGTAGTTTTGCTATACTTTATCGCACTAACGCTCAATCTCGCCCTTTTGAAGATTTATTAGTTAAATATCAAATTCCTTACACTGTTGTCGGAGGGATGAGGTTTTACGATCGCAAAGAAATTAAAGATGTCGTAGCTTATCTCCGTGCAGTCGCCAACCCATCGGATACAGTCAGTTTACTACGAGTTATCAATACTCCCCGGCGAGGAATCGGCAGAACTACCATTGAAGCTTTAGTTAACGCCTCTCAGCAGTTAGGGACAACCTTGTGGGAAATATTGAGCGATGAAACATCAGTTAATACCTTGGCTGGAAGGGCGACAAAAGCCGTAAATGGTTTTGCCGAAATGATTAAAAAATGGCAAGGAAATATTGCCACGATGCCTG includes the following:
- a CDS encoding Uma2 family endonuclease, whose translation is MVEQLLINVDDYDVPDANLLVTEDDTPVDNLPSEKQQRLLVGSLYSSLQNQTFLAAANVGIYYTYGEPAIVPDVFISFDVQVPENWWEKQNRCYLVWKFGKTPEIVVEIVSNKEGEELERKLRIYEQMRVSYYIVYDPNHQLGEQILRVYQLSGRYYFETQETWLEQVGLGVTLWEGQFEGRHDTWLRWCYQDGAVLPTGDERADQEKLEKEVAEQRAQQAEQRSQQAEQRSQQAEQRAQLLAERLRALGVDPDTL
- the pcrA gene encoding DNA helicase PcrA — protein: MTTTIDFLSHLNPSQRQAVEHYCGPLLVVAGAGSGKTRALTYRIANLILKNRVDPENILAVTFTNKAAREMKERIQRLFAEQLAMSQHGQRLDLLTEYQQTQLRSQVYKNTIKNMWCGTFHSLFSRILRFDIEKYQDEKGRRWNRNFSIFDESDVQTLIKDIVTKQLNLDDKKFDARSVRYAISNAKNQGLSPQQFEIEQPNYRGRVIAQVYNSYQDRLAENNALDFDDLILTPTRLFQQNEQVLDYWHRKFCHILVDEYQDTNRTQYDLIRLLVTNGEDSKSAWKWQNRSVFVVGDADQSIYSFRMADFTILLEFQQDFGDGLEDDDTRTMVKLEENYRSCENILEAANELIENNTQRIDKVLKPTRGAGEKIYFHKADNEMDEADFVINQIRTLEYQNPEINWGSFAILYRTNAQSRPFEDLLVKYQIPYTVVGGMRFYDRKEIKDVVAYLRAVANPSDTVSLLRVINTPRRGIGRTTIEALVNASQQLGTTLWEILSDETSVNTLAGRATKAVNGFAEMIKKWQGNIATMPVTEVVNGIIEDSGYVQDLMNQGTDEATDRVQNVQELYNAALQFQEENEEVSLQAFLQSAALSSDLDNLKEGKTAVSLMTLHASKGLEFPVVFLVGLEQGLFPNYRSINDPASLEEERRLCYVGITRAQERLFLSHARERRLYGSREPAMRSQFLDELPEELLTNQQKSSRSFTKGAAATGSKQDTKQNWQVGDRVLHKTFGLGEITHIFGTGNKLSVAIKFSSLGQKIVDPRVAQLQKVD